The stretch of DNA TGCGACTCTTATTTGGAACGATGATATTGAAGATTTTGATTTTCATGATAACTTTTATGATGGTGTTAAAAATGTGCCACTAGATAGTTTGTTAGGTTTCCATTTTGATCTGAATGTTGAGCTTGCTGATGAATCCCTAATAACAATAAAAGGACCAGAAGGTTATGTTGAAACATACAATGAGACATATGATGATACCTTAATTGTTATACCAGATATGCTGACAGGCAGTACAACCTACACATTAACGATTAAAAAAGAGGCGTTAACAGGCCCTCAAGGCCAATATTTAGCTAATGACATTGTTATCAAGTTCAAAACAGCTTCCAATTGGGAGCAGAATGATGGAAAATGGTATTACTATGATCCGGCTATTGGTGATTATGTGGCAGGCTGGAAACAGGTTTCGGGAATCTGGTACTACTTCAATGCTGATGGCGAAATGCAAACGGGCTGGCAAAAGGTTAAAAATGTTTGGTATTTCTTTGCAAACAGTGGTGCGATGAAGACTGGCTGGTTAAAGCAAGGAACAACTTGGTACTACCTTAACGGCAACGGCGCGATGAAAACAGGCTGGTTGAAACAAGGAAGTACTTGGTACTACTTGGCGGGCAGCGGTGCAATGAAAACGGGGTGGGTTCTAGTCGGCAAAAGCTGGTACTACTTTTACAGCAGCGGTGCCATGGCGTTTAACACCAAAATCGGAGGCTACAAGCTAGGACCAACTGGTGCAATGATTAAATAGATTAAAAGAAAAATCATTTGAAATGAGTCTTCTAGTGACCCATGTTCAAATGGTTTTTTCTATTTAGTCGACTAGTGCCTGTGAAAGCTGGAAAAATGAAAGAACAGTCACTAGTGGAGTCCACTAAGGGCACCAAGCAATCATGGCCAATCACTTTTTACTTTATTTATCCACTATGTTTGGTAAAATGTTCAATATTAGTGAAACATAATATGAAAATATCAGAGGGGGAGTACTGTTGAAAAAGACAGTCAATCCAGAGGACAAGCGTTTTAAGATCGCACATAGAGAAGCATTGATAGGTGTCATCCTTGTTATCATTAATTTCATTTGGTGGTATGGCTTTGGCTATGGCCTTGGCTCAGGTAACGTCAACAACTACTCATACATATTTGGACTGCCAGCATGGTTCTTTTACAGCTGTATTGTTGGCTTTATTGTAATGGTCATACTGGTCATTTTGACCATCAAGTTTTTATTCAAAGATGTACCCTTTGAAGACGAAGAGGGGGAGACTAAATGAACTGGCCCGTTATCACACCGTTGATCATCTTCTTACTAATCATTTTTGCAATTGGTCTATGGTCGAACAAAATGGTGATTAAATCGAATTCATTTCTTGAGGAGTATTTTTTAGGGGAACGCCAAATGGGAGGCTTTATTCTCGCCATGACAATGGTTGCGACCTACGGGAGTGCCAGCAGCTTTATTGGAGGTCCAGGAATCGCCTATACCCAGGGGTTAGGTTGGGTCTTGTTAGCGATGGCTCAACTGGCAACCGGTTATTTTACCTTAATGGTACTAGGAAAGAAATTTGCTATTGTCGCTCGGCAGTATAAAGCTATCACATTAATAGACTTTCTGAAAGAACGGTATAAAAGCAAAACAGTCGTGTTACTTGCTGCAGCAAGTATTATTATTTTTCTTTTTTCCTCAATGACAGCCCAGTGGATTGGCGGGGCCCGACTGGTTGAAAGCTTAACAGGCCTTTCTTATACAACTGCACTCCTTATTTTTGCGTTTTCGGTCCTTGTATTCGTGATTGTTGGCGGATTCCGAGCGGTTGCGTTAACGGATACGGTTCAAGGCGTTGTGATGTTTATCGGGACATTAATTCTGCTGATTGCAACCATTAAGGCTGGTGGCGGAATCCCCAAAATTATTTCTGATTTAGCAGCAGAGAATCCAAACCTGATTAGCCCGTTTGGTGCGCAGCATAATCTGACTCCGGCTTATGTTTCATCTTTTTGGATTTTAGTAGGGGTCGGTGTAGTTGGATTACCACAAATTACGGTGCGTGCGATGTCTTATAAAAATTCTAAGGCCATGCACAGTGCAATTATAATTGGTACTATTGTAGTCGGCTTTATCATGCTTGGCATGCACCTGATTGGGGTGTTTGCACGTCCTGTTCTACCAAATGTAAAAATTGGTGATACCGTTATGCCATTGTTGTCGATGAAGGTCTTGCCACCGTATGTT from Bacillus sp. SLBN-46 encodes:
- the panF gene encoding sodium/pantothenate symporter, which gives rise to MNWPVITPLIIFLLIIFAIGLWSNKMVIKSNSFLEEYFLGERQMGGFILAMTMVATYGSASSFIGGPGIAYTQGLGWVLLAMAQLATGYFTLMVLGKKFAIVARQYKAITLIDFLKERYKSKTVVLLAAASIIIFLFSSMTAQWIGGARLVESLTGLSYTTALLIFAFSVLVFVIVGGFRAVALTDTVQGVVMFIGTLILLIATIKAGGGIPKIISDLAAENPNLISPFGAQHNLTPAYVSSFWILVGVGVVGLPQITVRAMSYKNSKAMHSAIIIGTIVVGFIMLGMHLIGVFARPVLPNVKIGDTVMPLLSMKVLPPYVAGIVLAAPMAAIMSTVDALLILVSSALVKDVYLNYIKPHAEDNHVKKVSFSVTAVIGILVILLALSPPDLIVWLNLFSFGGLESVFIWPVVLGLYWSKGNKYGAITSMIVGMGSYILLDRFHPNAFGLHTVVMPILLSFLCFVLVSLMTSQKEAVLQMKHES
- a CDS encoding YhdT family protein, which translates into the protein MKKTVNPEDKRFKIAHREALIGVILVIINFIWWYGFGYGLGSGNVNNYSYIFGLPAWFFYSCIVGFIVMVILVILTIKFLFKDVPFEDEEGETK